A stretch of Methanococcus voltae PS DNA encodes these proteins:
- a CDS encoding adenylate kinase, with protein sequence MKNKVVVVTGVPGVGSTTSSQLAMDNLRKEGVNYKMVSFGSVMFEVAKEENLVSDRDQMRKMDPETQKRIQKMAGRKIAEMAKESPVAVDTHSTVSTPKGYLPGLPSWVLNELNPDLIIVVETTGDEILMRRMSDETRVRDLDTASTIEQHQFMNRCAAMSYGVLTGATVKIVQNRNGLLDQAVEELTNVLR encoded by the coding sequence ATGAAAAATAAAGTTGTAGTAGTGACTGGAGTACCTGGCGTTGGTAGCACCACATCGTCACAATTGGCTATGGATAACTTAAGAAAAGAAGGCGTAAACTATAAAATGGTTAGTTTTGGCTCTGTAATGTTCGAAGTTGCAAAGGAAGAAAACTTAGTATCTGATAGAGACCAAATGAGAAAAATGGACCCTGAAACCCAGAAAAGAATTCAAAAAATGGCAGGTAGAAAAATCGCAGAAATGGCTAAAGAATCACCTGTAGCGGTAGACACCCACAGCACCGTATCAACACCTAAAGGTTACTTACCAGGACTACCATCATGGGTATTGAACGAATTAAACCCTGATTTAATAATCGTTGTAGAAACAACCGGCGACGAAATCTTAATGAGAAGAATGAGTGACGAAACAAGAGTTAGAGACCTTGACACAGCTTCCACAATCGAACAGCACCAATTTATGAACAGATGTGCGGCAATGTCATACGGTGTTTTAACAGGAGCTACTGTTAAAATCGTTCAAAACAGAAATGGATTATTAGACCAAGCTGTTGAAGAATTAACAAACGTTTTAAGATAA
- a CDS encoding malate dehydrogenase, which translates to MEISVIGASGKIGSQLSFLLAREKYIRNINLVAREKSLNMLEGIKMDIYDALAASGRDAEIKIHSDTEIENLCNSDMIIVTSGAKRNGNMSRLDLAKTNAKIIKNYSREIAKHCDTKIFMVSNPVDVMTYKALMESGYDKSKVFGLGTHLDSMRFKVAIAKFFDVHIDDVRARIVGEHGDSMVPLISSAAIGGIPVRRLPSYEDFPYYDILNSIKTHGKRINGLKNGSEYGPASAIVNIVKCMANNDRRLLTLSTFLEDEIEGIEGNACVGVPVKVGRKGIEEVIPIKMEDWEYQSFKKSVDVLRDYCKSVADI; encoded by the coding sequence ATGGAGATATCTGTTATAGGGGCTTCCGGTAAAATTGGTTCACAACTATCATTTTTATTGGCACGTGAGAAATACATTAGAAATATTAACCTTGTGGCTCGTGAAAAATCATTAAATATGCTTGAAGGTATAAAAATGGACATCTATGATGCTTTGGCAGCTTCTGGGCGGGATGCTGAAATAAAAATTCATAGCGATACGGAAATTGAAAACTTGTGCAATAGTGATATGATAATTGTAACTTCAGGTGCAAAACGTAACGGTAACATGTCCCGTTTGGATTTAGCAAAGACTAACGCCAAAATTATAAAAAATTATTCAAGAGAGATTGCAAAGCATTGTGATACTAAAATATTTATGGTATCTAATCCAGTTGATGTAATGACATACAAAGCACTAATGGAAAGTGGATACGATAAAAGCAAGGTGTTTGGATTAGGTACTCACTTGGATTCAATGCGTTTTAAGGTAGCAATCGCTAAATTTTTTGATGTCCATATAGATGATGTTAGAGCGAGGATTGTCGGTGAGCATGGTGACAGTATGGTACCATTGATAAGCTCTGCAGCTATTGGCGGTATCCCTGTGAGAAGATTACCTAGTTATGAAGATTTCCCATACTACGACATATTAAATAGCATAAAAACACATGGAAAACGTATAAATGGTTTAAAAAACGGCTCTGAATATGGTCCTGCGTCTGCAATAGTCAATATTGTCAAATGTATGGCGAACAACGATAGGAGATTGTTAACGCTATCCACGTTTCTTGAAGATGAAATAGAGGGTATAGAAGGTAATGCTTGCGTAGGAGTACCCGTAAAAGTAGGTAGAAAAGGAATCGAAGAAGTAATACCAATTAAAATGGAAGATTGGGAATATCAATCGTTTAAAAAATCTGTAGATGTACTTAGAGATTACTGCAAATCTGTTGCAGATATCTAA
- the gatB gene encoding Asp-tRNA(Asn)/Glu-tRNA(Gln) amidotransferase subunit GatB encodes MSDDLSMKCGLEIHVQVDTDSKLFCMCPTNYKDVEPNTNVCPVCMGHPGAKPMPPNKEAIDVAIMVAKMLGCEMVYDKDIYFQRKHYNYPDLPSGYQKTSVPIGVKGNFLGVEITEVHLEEDPGQYKPDLGTVDYNRSGTPLVEIVTEPDMKSPEEAREFLRQLMRLFRYIGHLRGEGTMRADTNISINYNGIQGKRVEVKNVNSIKGVFKVLKYEIIRQKNVLRRGGEIKMETRAFMEAQMITKSMRSKETADDYRHIPDPDIQPIVLDHEWVEVVKERMPETPIDKEKRFVEEYGIKEDDAKVLVSDLELADVFEKVVSHFGADEKSIALSVTWIRNELKRVLTYNKVDFVDSGLTTEQIVELIESITNKTISQKIGKRIIELMVENKGEKSPKQIIAEEGLTVVGDDSELEQFCEEAIKNSAVAVEDYKSGNNKALNSIVGQVMKLTRGRAEPGKVVKILKSKLD; translated from the coding sequence ATGAGCGATGATTTGTCAATGAAATGTGGACTTGAAATTCACGTACAAGTGGATACAGATTCAAAATTATTTTGCATGTGCCCTACAAACTACAAAGATGTAGAACCAAACACGAACGTATGTCCTGTATGTATGGGTCATCCGGGTGCAAAACCAATGCCACCTAACAAAGAAGCAATCGACGTTGCAATTATGGTTGCTAAAATGTTAGGCTGTGAAATGGTTTATGATAAAGATATCTATTTCCAAAGGAAACACTATAACTACCCCGATTTACCAAGCGGATATCAAAAAACTTCCGTACCTATTGGGGTAAAAGGTAACTTCTTAGGCGTTGAAATTACAGAAGTTCACTTGGAAGAAGACCCTGGGCAATATAAACCTGATTTAGGTACTGTAGACTACAATAGGAGTGGTACTCCATTAGTAGAGATAGTTACCGAACCAGATATGAAAAGCCCTGAAGAAGCAAGGGAATTCTTAAGACAATTAATGAGATTGTTTAGATATATTGGTCACCTTAGGGGAGAAGGTACCATGAGAGCAGATACAAACATATCCATTAATTACAACGGTATTCAAGGTAAAAGGGTTGAAGTTAAAAACGTTAACTCAATAAAAGGTGTTTTCAAGGTATTAAAGTATGAAATCATCAGACAAAAGAACGTGTTAAGAAGGGGCGGAGAAATTAAAATGGAAACAAGGGCTTTTATGGAAGCTCAGATGATTACAAAGTCCATGAGAAGCAAGGAAACCGCTGACGATTATAGACACATTCCCGACCCTGATATACAACCTATCGTATTGGACCATGAATGGGTTGAGGTAGTTAAGGAAAGAATGCCTGAAACTCCTATCGATAAGGAAAAAAGATTTGTTGAAGAATATGGGATTAAAGAAGATGACGCTAAAGTTTTAGTTTCAGACCTTGAGCTTGCAGACGTATTTGAGAAAGTAGTTTCACACTTTGGAGCAGATGAAAAAAGCATTGCTTTATCGGTAACATGGATTAGAAACGAATTAAAAAGAGTTCTTACATATAATAAAGTTGATTTCGTAGATAGTGGATTAACAACCGAACAAATCGTTGAATTAATCGAATCAATCACCAATAAAACAATTAGCCAAAAAATCGGTAAAAGAATTATCGAATTAATGGTTGAAAACAAAGGTGAAAAATCACCGAAACAAATTATTGCAGAAGAAGGTCTTACCGTTGTTGGTGACGATAGCGAATTAGAGCAATTCTGTGAAGAAGCTATTAAAAATAGTGCTGTAGCGGTTGAAGATTATAAATCTGGAAACAATAAAGCTCTTAACTCAATTGTTGGGCAAGTTATGAAATTAACACGTGGTAGAGCAGAGCCTGGAAAGGTTGTAAAAATATTGAAATCTAAATTAGATTAA
- the hisG gene encoding ATP phosphoribosyltransferase, which yields MILLALPNKGRISKPVNEILEKAGLKITVRGRSLFANTVDEEIKVMFARAKDIPEFVADGVADVGVTGYDLMLERDTEDRIDTLLDFKFGSARLVIASPENSEINSLEDIKDGMKIATEFPCLTKKYLEKKGLNLEIIELSGATEIAPFIGIADLICDLTSTGTTLKLNRLKEVCEVVSSTTRLVANKNALEDEEKARKISELINAIRSVMYAQSKRLIMLNAPKSNVEEIIKVIPGMNGPTISEVKSYQNTDMPMVAIQAVVEENQIFTIVNQLEKLDGRDILVVPIERIIN from the coding sequence ATGATATTACTTGCACTACCAAACAAAGGAAGAATTTCAAAACCTGTTAATGAAATATTGGAAAAAGCGGGTTTAAAAATAACCGTTAGGGGAAGAAGCTTATTTGCGAACACTGTTGACGAAGAAATAAAAGTAATGTTTGCAAGAGCAAAAGATATTCCCGAATTTGTAGCAGATGGCGTCGCAGACGTTGGGGTTACGGGCTACGATTTAATGTTAGAGAGAGATACTGAGGATAGAATAGATACACTTCTTGATTTTAAATTTGGAAGCGCAAGATTAGTTATCGCATCTCCGGAAAATTCTGAAATAAACAGTCTTGAAGATATCAAAGACGGAATGAAAATAGCTACTGAATTCCCTTGTTTAACTAAGAAATATTTGGAGAAAAAAGGATTAAACCTTGAAATAATCGAGTTAAGTGGTGCTACAGAAATAGCTCCGTTTATTGGCATTGCAGATTTAATTTGTGATTTAACATCTACAGGTACTACATTAAAATTAAATAGGCTCAAGGAAGTTTGCGAAGTAGTTTCATCGACAACTAGACTTGTAGCGAATAAAAATGCCCTTGAAGATGAGGAAAAAGCTAGAAAAATAAGCGAATTGATAAATGCAATAAGAAGTGTTATGTATGCACAATCTAAAAGGCTTATTATGCTAAACGCGCCAAAAAGTAACGTAGAAGAAATTATAAAGGTAATTCCTGGTATGAATGGACCTACAATCTCCGAAGTGAAATCATATCAAAATACTGATATGCCAATGGTTGCAATACAAGCTGTTGTAGAAGAAAATCAGATATTTACAATCGTTAATCAGTTGGAAAAATTAGATGGAAGAGATATTTTAGTTGTACCAATTGAAAGAATTATAAACTAA
- a CDS encoding UPF0058 family protein, with translation MHKEQLMELHQFFVHVFKEIMPEQNNCEYYEIYEKLDVKPHHIHKLKTEQRAAIFLLAACIAEGLSEKDEAIPDNLSKRLADNAFKYINTKSADKLNKTSEDGLHKINAGDSKGLVRN, from the coding sequence ATGCATAAAGAACAACTAATGGAACTTCATCAATTTTTTGTACATGTATTCAAAGAAATAATGCCTGAGCAAAATAACTGTGAATACTACGAAATCTATGAAAAATTAGATGTAAAACCTCATCACATCCACAAATTAAAAACAGAACAAAGAGCAGCTATATTTTTACTTGCAGCATGTATTGCAGAAGGTTTATCTGAAAAAGACGAAGCAATCCCTGATAACCTATCTAAAAGACTTGCAGACAATGCTTTTAAATATATAAATACAAAGTCAGCAGATAAGTTAAACAAAACTTCTGAAGACGGCCTCCATAAAATAAATGCAGGAGATTCCAAAGGTTTAGTTCGTAACTAA